The following proteins come from a genomic window of Athalia rosae chromosome 1, iyAthRosa1.1, whole genome shotgun sequence:
- the LOC105692439 gene encoding kinectin isoform X3: MDDRTGLICVGLVVVSAAVILLVSMFGITEKTYEEAIAEQRKLPDDLLLGKREKVKEKKHKNKAGKKVKEKKEEKEEKDDEKNEHVQFEENPQIFNSEMIVQEEKNVKNNKKKGKIERIKPILINKDEHVVLAPELSPSQPQPEEINHFNLTQPKDDLELIRSHSRENLQHATQSEPIVSKSPRDTPTKSKKNFKEQGKKSAEIKEEKREVVSVASAPLQHAVQETSKEVKEQQKETPVKEVKEISKETAIPVQSSTKESKSKKKRNDILAQIGGDKDGINISLLMPLVQKAELSRSEIQILIDQLLNKQLDNPLEHSEWTEGRADPVIKLKKQLAEKEKALADEQEASVAVQNKLKELRMELNAEKSRLSANVRQLEEALSTKITETQTLHTRVQHILESHAAEKQGFSRQIEQLQSKVNENMTIIHKMQEDQGQTQGHMQQELIAQRKQLEVQFSQMRDNENALKAQLAQKHAESQELQNLNMTVTQELQMLQSTCENSATEIEVLRQQLAIMQDQFMQSEGQLQHYKETGERLQDMARQLEESHRTLSDLEHRLQIAHRHEQELQKQLSSMKSELSTAKNDASESANLKVELNKVQSELNKLKSQLSVSQKEAKTEAVEITSLQTELVTTRDDLLKCQSNLISTQTELKKSQSNTARIQGDLDMAQRFIRQSESELREAQNEVKTVKTEFSKVQNELSKIQSELSKAQEELKNAHNTESKLKMLTADFEKLQQSEQNSSASQIEITRLQEENDRLSSQSVVIAELQKEIGKLRDENESLASQLAATTERPAVEGRENGLETKALKNNVQLIEHNNLVAQKESLLDELRTEVTQKNTELSKLTTQLEALQDDIHNERGQVAHLRDELELQKTKNNELRTKNWKVMEALSAAESRVNSIPGIAIDELSEKVKIAEQKSTEALLQRIFPDITVSETSHEKWLNTFEQKVSAFLTNIKRNKDSSNPDLDLEKQNRSLQEMVAHYKQIINDTEGMLKKLQNHTESEEARWHSQLQQKEEDLANLKIELNSLRTNSGVSEKLKEKLSELETRLAEAETFKHQAQTELANLQVKREQSAVKRGTNQGFNALEQLSEEKTRLQEALQRETSNKATVDAELTKLRSLLEISESSLAEEKNLVSQLHQELCQLKNEVYGGCSSSDQSTMNGPPVSNSSKTESTMKPVAKRRRFTGWLRKKVIAKNKLR; encoded by the exons ATGGATGACCGCACAGGACTAATTTGTGTTGGGTTAGTCGTAGTGTCGGCAGCAGTTATTCTTCTTGTGTCAATGTTTGGTATCACAGAAAAAACTTACGAAGAAGCAATTGCTGAACAACGCAAGTTACCCGATGATCTATTACTAG ggaaaagagagaaagtgaaagaaaagaaacacaaaaataaggctggaaaaaaagtcaaagagaagaaggaagaaaaggaagaaaaagatgatgagaaaaatgagcACGTACAATTTGAAGAGAATCCTCAAATATTTAACAGTGAAATGATTGTACAG GAGGAAAAGAATGtgaaaaacaacaagaaaaaagggaaaattgaaagaattaaaCCAATTCTTATTAACAAAGATGAGCACGTAGTATTGGCACCAGAACTGAGCCCGTCCCAGCCACAACCTGAGGAAATCAATCAttttaatttgactcaacccAAAGATGATCTTGAACTCATTCGAAGTCACAGC aGAGAAAACTTACAGCATGCTACTCAATCGGAACCTATTGTGAGCAAATCTCCGAGAGATACTCCTACCAAATCTAAGAAGAATTTTAAAGAACAAGGCAAGAAAAGTGCGGAAATCaaagaggagaagagggaGGTTGTTTCTGTTGCAAGTGCTCCACTACAACACGCAGTTCAAGAAACTTCAAAAGAAGTTAAGGAACAGCAAAAAGAAACACCTGTGAAAGAAGTTAaggaaatttcaaaagaaactGCGATTCCTGTTCAGTCCTCAACCAAAGAATctaagagtaaaaaaaaaaggaatgataTTTTAGCACAAATCG GTGGCGATAAAGATGGCATTAACATATCTTTGCTAATGCCCCTTGTTCAAAAAGCGGAACTCAGCCGGTCTgagattcaaattttgattgaTCAGCTACTAAATAAGCAGTTGGACAACCCTTTGGAGCATTCTGAATGGACAGAAGGACGCGCGGATCCTGTGATTAAACTCAAAAAGCAACtggcagagaaagaaaaagcttTGGCTGATGAGCAAGAAGCAAGTGTTGCAGTTCAAAATAAACTCAAAGAATTACGTATGGAGCTGAACGCGGAGAAGTCTAGGTTGTCTGCAAATGTAAGACAGCTCGAAGAAGCATTGAGCACCAAAATAACTGAGACTCAGACTTTGCATACTCGTGTCCAGCATATATTGGAGAGCCATGCAGCTGAAAAACAGGGATTTTCTAGACAGATCGAACAGCTACAAAGTAAAGTGAACGAGAATATGACTATAATTCATAAAATGCAAGAGGATCAAGGACAAACCCAAGGGCATATGCAGCAAGAACTTATTGCACAGCGGAAGCAGTTAGAAGTTCAGTTTTCACAGATGAGAGATAATGAAAATGCCCTAAAAGCGCAATTGGCCCAAAAGCACGCTGAGTCACAGGAACTCCAAAATCTAAATATGACCGTCACTCAAGAACTACAAATGCTGCAATCTACTTGTGAGAATAGTGCTACCGAAATAGAAGTCCTCAGGCAACAATTAGCCATAATGCAAGACCAGTTCATGCAATCTGAGGGACAGCTGCAACACTATAAGGAAACTGGAGAGAGACTGCAAGACATGGCCAGACAGCTTGAG GAATCTCACCGTACTCTCAGTGATTTAGAACATCGACTGCAAATTGCTCATCGCCACGAACaggaattacaaaaacaattgAGCTCTATGAAATCAGAATTAAGTACAGCCAAAAACGACGCTAGCGAGTCCGCCAATCTTAAGGTTGAACTCAATAAGGTACAAagtgaattaaataaattaaaatctcAACTTTCTGTCTCTCAAAAAGAAGCAAAGACAGAGGCGGTTGAAATAACTTCGCTTCAAACTGAGTTGGTTACTACGCGGGATGATCTCTTGAAGTGTCAATCAAATTTAATCAGTACTCAAACTGAACTAAAAAAGTCTCAGTCAAATACTGCCAGGATTCAAGGAGATTTGGATATGGCTCAGAGATTCATCAGACAGTCAGAATCTGAGCTCCGAGAAGCTCAGAACGAAGTTAAGACTGTGAAAACAGAGTTCTCTAAGGTCCAGAATGAATTGAGTAAGATTCAGTCAGAATTATCTAAGGCTCAAGAAGAACTAAAAAATGCTCATAACACCGAGTCTAAGCTCAAGATGCTAACAGCCGACTTTGAGAAACTTCAACAGAGTGAGCAGAATTCTTCGGCCTCGCAGATTGAAATTACAAGGCTCCAAGAAGAAAACGACAGGCTCTCTTCACAGTCCGTAGTCATTGCCGAATTGCAAAAAGAAATCGGAAAACTGCGCGACGAAAATGAATCTCTAGCTTCTCAATTGGCCGCCACCACAGAACGCCCGGCTGTCGAGGGTCGTGAAAATGGTCTCGAAACAAAAGCTTTGAAGAACAATGTTCAGCTAATTGAACACAATAACCT AGTGGCACAAAAAGAAAGTCTACTGGATGAGTTGAGAACAGAAGTAACGCAGAAGAATACGGAATTAAGCAAACTTACCACTCAACTCGAAGCTCTGCAAGACGATATTCACAACGAACGTGGACAAGTTGCGCATCTTCGTGATGAATTAGAACTTCAAAAGACCAAGAATAAC GAATTACGAACTAAAAACTGGAAAGTGATGGAGGCGCTATCAGCCGCCGAGTCTCGCGTGAATTCTATTCCTGGAATAGCAATTGAT GAGCTttctgaaaaagtaaaaatagcCGAACAGAAGTCTACAGAAGCCTTATTACAAAGGATATTTCCTGACATTACTGTCTCTGAAACGTCTCACGAGAAATGGCTCAACACCTTTGAACAAAAAGTCTCTGCATTTCTCACTAACATCAAGCGTAATAAAGACAGTTCTAATCCTGATCTCGACTTAGAGAAGCAAAATCGGAGTCTACAGGAGATGGTAGCTCATTATAAGCAAATAATCAACGACACA GAAGGAATGCTCAAAAAACTCCAAAATCACACAGAATCGGAAGAAGCGAGGTGGCACTCCCAACTtcaacaaaaagaagaagatctAGCCAACCTCAAAATCGAACTCAATAGTCTTCGAACTAACTCAGGTGTCAGTGAAAAG CTTAAAGAAAAGTTATCTGAGCTGGAGACTAGACTAGCGGAAGCTGAGACTTTCAAGCACCAAGCTCAAACCGAATTAGCTAACCTTCAAGTTAAACGTGAACAATCTGCAGTAAAAAGAGGCACAAATCAAGGTTTCAATGCTTTGGAGCAATTGTCAGAG GAAAAGACGAGATTACAAGAAGCACTGCAACGAGAAACAAGTAATAAAGCTACAGTAGATGCAGAACTAACGAAACTGCGCTCTTTGCTAGAAATTTCTGAGTCCAGCTTGGCAGAGGAAAAGAATCTCGTCTCACAACTGCACCAGGAACTCTGTCAACTCAAG AACGAGGTTTACGGAGGTTGCAGCAGCTCAGACCAATCAACTATGAATGGACCCCCGGTGTCAAATTCGTCTAAGACCGAG TCCACTATGAAACCCGTGGCAAAGCGGCGCCGATTTACAG ggtggctcaggaaaaaagtaattgcGAAAAACAAGTTGCGTTAA
- the LOC105692439 gene encoding kinectin isoform X1, whose amino-acid sequence MDDRTGLICVGLVVVSAAVILLVSMFGITEKTYEEAIAEQRKLPDDLLLGKREKVKEKKHKNKAGKKVKEKKEEKEEKDDEKNEHVQFEENPQIFNSEMIVQEEKNVKNNKKKGKIERIKPILINKDEHVVLAPELSPSQPQPEEINHFNLTQPKDDLELIRSHSRENLQHATQSEPIVSKSPRDTPTKSKKNFKEQGKKSAEIKEEKREVVSVASAPLQHAVQETSKEVKEQQKETPVKEVKEISKETAIPVQSSTKESKSKKKRNDILAQIGGDKDGINISLLMPLVQKAELSRSEIQILIDQLLNKQLDNPLEHSEWTEGRADPVIKLKKQLAEKEKALADEQEASVAVQNKLKELRMELNAEKSRLSANVRQLEEALSTKITETQTLHTRVQHILESHAAEKQGFSRQIEQLQSKVNENMTIIHKMQEDQGQTQGHMQQELIAQRKQLEVQFSQMRDNENALKAQLAQKHAESQELQNLNMTVTQELQMLQSTCENSATEIEVLRQQLAIMQDQFMQSEGQLQHYKETGERLQDMARQLEESHRTLSDLEHRLQIAHRHEQELQKQLSSMKSELSTAKNDASESANLKVELNKVQSELNKLKSQLSVSQKEAKTEAVEITSLQTELVTTRDDLLKCQSNLISTQTELKKSQSNTARIQGDLDMAQRFIRQSESELREAQNEVKTVKTEFSKVQNELSKIQSELSKAQEELKNAHNTESKLKMLTADFEKLQQSEQNSSASQIEITRLQEENDRLSSQSVVIAELQKEIGKLRDENESLASQLAATTERPAVEGRENGLETKALKNNVQLIEHNNLVAQKESLLDELRTEVTQKNTELSKLTTQLEALQDDIHNERGQVAHLRDELELQKTKNNELRTKNWKVMEALSAAESRVNSIPGIAIDELSEKVKIAEQKSTEALLQRIFPDITVSETSHEKWLNTFEQKVSAFLTNIKRNKDSSNPDLDLEKQNRSLQEMVAHYKQIINDTEGMLKKLQNHTESEEARWHSQLQQKEEDLANLKIELNSLRTNSGVSEKLKEKLSELETRLAEAETFKHQAQTELANLQVKREQSAVKRGTNQGFNALEQLSEEKTRLQEALQRETSNKATVDAELTKLRSLLEISESSLAEEKNLVSQLHQELCQLKNEVYGGCSSSDQSTMNGPPVSNSSKTESTAVAQSLLAALEKTLKNTELAKCPVTESTNLVQCRQEPDTSFLISKTSPQTCDMIDHNTQASWNPLIGQQHKKHKKKRKGGSGKK is encoded by the exons ATGGATGACCGCACAGGACTAATTTGTGTTGGGTTAGTCGTAGTGTCGGCAGCAGTTATTCTTCTTGTGTCAATGTTTGGTATCACAGAAAAAACTTACGAAGAAGCAATTGCTGAACAACGCAAGTTACCCGATGATCTATTACTAG ggaaaagagagaaagtgaaagaaaagaaacacaaaaataaggctggaaaaaaagtcaaagagaagaaggaagaaaaggaagaaaaagatgatgagaaaaatgagcACGTACAATTTGAAGAGAATCCTCAAATATTTAACAGTGAAATGATTGTACAG GAGGAAAAGAATGtgaaaaacaacaagaaaaaagggaaaattgaaagaattaaaCCAATTCTTATTAACAAAGATGAGCACGTAGTATTGGCACCAGAACTGAGCCCGTCCCAGCCACAACCTGAGGAAATCAATCAttttaatttgactcaacccAAAGATGATCTTGAACTCATTCGAAGTCACAGC aGAGAAAACTTACAGCATGCTACTCAATCGGAACCTATTGTGAGCAAATCTCCGAGAGATACTCCTACCAAATCTAAGAAGAATTTTAAAGAACAAGGCAAGAAAAGTGCGGAAATCaaagaggagaagagggaGGTTGTTTCTGTTGCAAGTGCTCCACTACAACACGCAGTTCAAGAAACTTCAAAAGAAGTTAAGGAACAGCAAAAAGAAACACCTGTGAAAGAAGTTAaggaaatttcaaaagaaactGCGATTCCTGTTCAGTCCTCAACCAAAGAATctaagagtaaaaaaaaaaggaatgataTTTTAGCACAAATCG GTGGCGATAAAGATGGCATTAACATATCTTTGCTAATGCCCCTTGTTCAAAAAGCGGAACTCAGCCGGTCTgagattcaaattttgattgaTCAGCTACTAAATAAGCAGTTGGACAACCCTTTGGAGCATTCTGAATGGACAGAAGGACGCGCGGATCCTGTGATTAAACTCAAAAAGCAACtggcagagaaagaaaaagcttTGGCTGATGAGCAAGAAGCAAGTGTTGCAGTTCAAAATAAACTCAAAGAATTACGTATGGAGCTGAACGCGGAGAAGTCTAGGTTGTCTGCAAATGTAAGACAGCTCGAAGAAGCATTGAGCACCAAAATAACTGAGACTCAGACTTTGCATACTCGTGTCCAGCATATATTGGAGAGCCATGCAGCTGAAAAACAGGGATTTTCTAGACAGATCGAACAGCTACAAAGTAAAGTGAACGAGAATATGACTATAATTCATAAAATGCAAGAGGATCAAGGACAAACCCAAGGGCATATGCAGCAAGAACTTATTGCACAGCGGAAGCAGTTAGAAGTTCAGTTTTCACAGATGAGAGATAATGAAAATGCCCTAAAAGCGCAATTGGCCCAAAAGCACGCTGAGTCACAGGAACTCCAAAATCTAAATATGACCGTCACTCAAGAACTACAAATGCTGCAATCTACTTGTGAGAATAGTGCTACCGAAATAGAAGTCCTCAGGCAACAATTAGCCATAATGCAAGACCAGTTCATGCAATCTGAGGGACAGCTGCAACACTATAAGGAAACTGGAGAGAGACTGCAAGACATGGCCAGACAGCTTGAG GAATCTCACCGTACTCTCAGTGATTTAGAACATCGACTGCAAATTGCTCATCGCCACGAACaggaattacaaaaacaattgAGCTCTATGAAATCAGAATTAAGTACAGCCAAAAACGACGCTAGCGAGTCCGCCAATCTTAAGGTTGAACTCAATAAGGTACAAagtgaattaaataaattaaaatctcAACTTTCTGTCTCTCAAAAAGAAGCAAAGACAGAGGCGGTTGAAATAACTTCGCTTCAAACTGAGTTGGTTACTACGCGGGATGATCTCTTGAAGTGTCAATCAAATTTAATCAGTACTCAAACTGAACTAAAAAAGTCTCAGTCAAATACTGCCAGGATTCAAGGAGATTTGGATATGGCTCAGAGATTCATCAGACAGTCAGAATCTGAGCTCCGAGAAGCTCAGAACGAAGTTAAGACTGTGAAAACAGAGTTCTCTAAGGTCCAGAATGAATTGAGTAAGATTCAGTCAGAATTATCTAAGGCTCAAGAAGAACTAAAAAATGCTCATAACACCGAGTCTAAGCTCAAGATGCTAACAGCCGACTTTGAGAAACTTCAACAGAGTGAGCAGAATTCTTCGGCCTCGCAGATTGAAATTACAAGGCTCCAAGAAGAAAACGACAGGCTCTCTTCACAGTCCGTAGTCATTGCCGAATTGCAAAAAGAAATCGGAAAACTGCGCGACGAAAATGAATCTCTAGCTTCTCAATTGGCCGCCACCACAGAACGCCCGGCTGTCGAGGGTCGTGAAAATGGTCTCGAAACAAAAGCTTTGAAGAACAATGTTCAGCTAATTGAACACAATAACCT AGTGGCACAAAAAGAAAGTCTACTGGATGAGTTGAGAACAGAAGTAACGCAGAAGAATACGGAATTAAGCAAACTTACCACTCAACTCGAAGCTCTGCAAGACGATATTCACAACGAACGTGGACAAGTTGCGCATCTTCGTGATGAATTAGAACTTCAAAAGACCAAGAATAAC GAATTACGAACTAAAAACTGGAAAGTGATGGAGGCGCTATCAGCCGCCGAGTCTCGCGTGAATTCTATTCCTGGAATAGCAATTGAT GAGCTttctgaaaaagtaaaaatagcCGAACAGAAGTCTACAGAAGCCTTATTACAAAGGATATTTCCTGACATTACTGTCTCTGAAACGTCTCACGAGAAATGGCTCAACACCTTTGAACAAAAAGTCTCTGCATTTCTCACTAACATCAAGCGTAATAAAGACAGTTCTAATCCTGATCTCGACTTAGAGAAGCAAAATCGGAGTCTACAGGAGATGGTAGCTCATTATAAGCAAATAATCAACGACACA GAAGGAATGCTCAAAAAACTCCAAAATCACACAGAATCGGAAGAAGCGAGGTGGCACTCCCAACTtcaacaaaaagaagaagatctAGCCAACCTCAAAATCGAACTCAATAGTCTTCGAACTAACTCAGGTGTCAGTGAAAAG CTTAAAGAAAAGTTATCTGAGCTGGAGACTAGACTAGCGGAAGCTGAGACTTTCAAGCACCAAGCTCAAACCGAATTAGCTAACCTTCAAGTTAAACGTGAACAATCTGCAGTAAAAAGAGGCACAAATCAAGGTTTCAATGCTTTGGAGCAATTGTCAGAG GAAAAGACGAGATTACAAGAAGCACTGCAACGAGAAACAAGTAATAAAGCTACAGTAGATGCAGAACTAACGAAACTGCGCTCTTTGCTAGAAATTTCTGAGTCCAGCTTGGCAGAGGAAAAGAATCTCGTCTCACAACTGCACCAGGAACTCTGTCAACTCAAG AACGAGGTTTACGGAGGTTGCAGCAGCTCAGACCAATCAACTATGAATGGACCCCCGGTGTCAAATTCGTCTAAGACCGAG TCTACAGCGGTGGCGCAATCTTTATTGGCTGCACTTGAAAAAACGCTGAAGAATACAGAGCTTGCAAAATGTCCCGTAACTGAGTCTACAAATTTGGTTCAGTGTCGACAAGAACCTGACACCAGCTTTCTTATATCAAAAACTTCCCCACAAACGTGTGACATGATAGACCACAACACACAGGCTAGCTGGAATCCCTTGATTGGCCAGCAACACAAAAAgcacaagaaaaaaaggaag ggtggctcaggaaaaaagtaa
- the LOC105692439 gene encoding kinectin isoform X4 yields MDDRTGLICVGLVVVSAAVILLVSMFGITEKTYEEAIAEQRKLPDDLLLGKREKVKEKKHKNKAGKKVKEKKEEKEEKDDEKNEHVQFEENPQIFNSEMIVQEEKNVKNNKKKGKIERIKPILINKDEHVVLAPELSPSQPQPEEINHFNLTQPKDDLELIRSHSRENLQHATQSEPIVSKSPRDTPTKSKKNFKEQGKKSAEIKEEKREVVSVASAPLQHAVQETSKEVKEQQKETPVKEVKEISKETAIPVQSSTKESKSKKKRNDILAQIGGDKDGINISLLMPLVQKAELSRSEIQILIDQLLNKQLDNPLEHSEWTEGRADPVIKLKKQLAEKEKALADEQEASVAVQNKLKELRMELNAEKSRLSANVRQLEEALSTKITETQTLHTRVQHILESHAAEKQGFSRQIEQLQSKVNENMTIIHKMQEDQGQTQGHMQQELIAQRKQLEVQFSQMRDNENALKAQLAQKHAESQELQNLNMTVTQELQMLQSTCENSATEIEVLRQQLAIMQDQFMQSEGQLQHYKETGERLQDMARQLEESHRTLSDLEHRLQIAHRHEQELQKQLSSMKSELSTAKNDASESANLKVELNKVQSELNKLKSQLSVSQKEAKTEAVEITSLQTELVTTRDDLLKCQSNLISTQTELKKSQSNTARIQGDLDMAQRFIRQSESELREAQNEVKTVKTEFSKVQNELSKIQSELSKAQEELKNAHNTESKLKMLTADFEKLQQSEQNSSASQIEITRLQEENDRLSSQSVVIAELQKEIGKLRDENESLASQLAATTERPAVEGRENGLETKALKNNVQLIEHNNLVAQKESLLDELRTEVTQKNTELSKLTTQLEALQDDIHNERGQVAHLRDELELQKTKNNELRTKNWKVMEALSAAESRVNSIPGIAIDELSEKVKIAEQKSTEALLQRIFPDITVSETSHEKWLNTFEQKVSAFLTNIKRNKDSSNPDLDLEKQNRSLQEMVAHYKQIINDTEGMLKKLQNHTESEEARWHSQLQQKEEDLANLKIELNSLRTNSGVSEKLKEKLSELETRLAEAETFKHQAQTELANLQVKREQSAVKRGTNQGFNALEQLSEEKTRLQEALQRETSNKATVDAELTKLRSLLEISESSLAEEKNLVSQLHQELCQLKNEVYGGCSSSDQSTMNGPPVSNSSKTEGGSGKK; encoded by the exons ATGGATGACCGCACAGGACTAATTTGTGTTGGGTTAGTCGTAGTGTCGGCAGCAGTTATTCTTCTTGTGTCAATGTTTGGTATCACAGAAAAAACTTACGAAGAAGCAATTGCTGAACAACGCAAGTTACCCGATGATCTATTACTAG ggaaaagagagaaagtgaaagaaaagaaacacaaaaataaggctggaaaaaaagtcaaagagaagaaggaagaaaaggaagaaaaagatgatgagaaaaatgagcACGTACAATTTGAAGAGAATCCTCAAATATTTAACAGTGAAATGATTGTACAG GAGGAAAAGAATGtgaaaaacaacaagaaaaaagggaaaattgaaagaattaaaCCAATTCTTATTAACAAAGATGAGCACGTAGTATTGGCACCAGAACTGAGCCCGTCCCAGCCACAACCTGAGGAAATCAATCAttttaatttgactcaacccAAAGATGATCTTGAACTCATTCGAAGTCACAGC aGAGAAAACTTACAGCATGCTACTCAATCGGAACCTATTGTGAGCAAATCTCCGAGAGATACTCCTACCAAATCTAAGAAGAATTTTAAAGAACAAGGCAAGAAAAGTGCGGAAATCaaagaggagaagagggaGGTTGTTTCTGTTGCAAGTGCTCCACTACAACACGCAGTTCAAGAAACTTCAAAAGAAGTTAAGGAACAGCAAAAAGAAACACCTGTGAAAGAAGTTAaggaaatttcaaaagaaactGCGATTCCTGTTCAGTCCTCAACCAAAGAATctaagagtaaaaaaaaaaggaatgataTTTTAGCACAAATCG GTGGCGATAAAGATGGCATTAACATATCTTTGCTAATGCCCCTTGTTCAAAAAGCGGAACTCAGCCGGTCTgagattcaaattttgattgaTCAGCTACTAAATAAGCAGTTGGACAACCCTTTGGAGCATTCTGAATGGACAGAAGGACGCGCGGATCCTGTGATTAAACTCAAAAAGCAACtggcagagaaagaaaaagcttTGGCTGATGAGCAAGAAGCAAGTGTTGCAGTTCAAAATAAACTCAAAGAATTACGTATGGAGCTGAACGCGGAGAAGTCTAGGTTGTCTGCAAATGTAAGACAGCTCGAAGAAGCATTGAGCACCAAAATAACTGAGACTCAGACTTTGCATACTCGTGTCCAGCATATATTGGAGAGCCATGCAGCTGAAAAACAGGGATTTTCTAGACAGATCGAACAGCTACAAAGTAAAGTGAACGAGAATATGACTATAATTCATAAAATGCAAGAGGATCAAGGACAAACCCAAGGGCATATGCAGCAAGAACTTATTGCACAGCGGAAGCAGTTAGAAGTTCAGTTTTCACAGATGAGAGATAATGAAAATGCCCTAAAAGCGCAATTGGCCCAAAAGCACGCTGAGTCACAGGAACTCCAAAATCTAAATATGACCGTCACTCAAGAACTACAAATGCTGCAATCTACTTGTGAGAATAGTGCTACCGAAATAGAAGTCCTCAGGCAACAATTAGCCATAATGCAAGACCAGTTCATGCAATCTGAGGGACAGCTGCAACACTATAAGGAAACTGGAGAGAGACTGCAAGACATGGCCAGACAGCTTGAG GAATCTCACCGTACTCTCAGTGATTTAGAACATCGACTGCAAATTGCTCATCGCCACGAACaggaattacaaaaacaattgAGCTCTATGAAATCAGAATTAAGTACAGCCAAAAACGACGCTAGCGAGTCCGCCAATCTTAAGGTTGAACTCAATAAGGTACAAagtgaattaaataaattaaaatctcAACTTTCTGTCTCTCAAAAAGAAGCAAAGACAGAGGCGGTTGAAATAACTTCGCTTCAAACTGAGTTGGTTACTACGCGGGATGATCTCTTGAAGTGTCAATCAAATTTAATCAGTACTCAAACTGAACTAAAAAAGTCTCAGTCAAATACTGCCAGGATTCAAGGAGATTTGGATATGGCTCAGAGATTCATCAGACAGTCAGAATCTGAGCTCCGAGAAGCTCAGAACGAAGTTAAGACTGTGAAAACAGAGTTCTCTAAGGTCCAGAATGAATTGAGTAAGATTCAGTCAGAATTATCTAAGGCTCAAGAAGAACTAAAAAATGCTCATAACACCGAGTCTAAGCTCAAGATGCTAACAGCCGACTTTGAGAAACTTCAACAGAGTGAGCAGAATTCTTCGGCCTCGCAGATTGAAATTACAAGGCTCCAAGAAGAAAACGACAGGCTCTCTTCACAGTCCGTAGTCATTGCCGAATTGCAAAAAGAAATCGGAAAACTGCGCGACGAAAATGAATCTCTAGCTTCTCAATTGGCCGCCACCACAGAACGCCCGGCTGTCGAGGGTCGTGAAAATGGTCTCGAAACAAAAGCTTTGAAGAACAATGTTCAGCTAATTGAACACAATAACCT AGTGGCACAAAAAGAAAGTCTACTGGATGAGTTGAGAACAGAAGTAACGCAGAAGAATACGGAATTAAGCAAACTTACCACTCAACTCGAAGCTCTGCAAGACGATATTCACAACGAACGTGGACAAGTTGCGCATCTTCGTGATGAATTAGAACTTCAAAAGACCAAGAATAAC GAATTACGAACTAAAAACTGGAAAGTGATGGAGGCGCTATCAGCCGCCGAGTCTCGCGTGAATTCTATTCCTGGAATAGCAATTGAT GAGCTttctgaaaaagtaaaaatagcCGAACAGAAGTCTACAGAAGCCTTATTACAAAGGATATTTCCTGACATTACTGTCTCTGAAACGTCTCACGAGAAATGGCTCAACACCTTTGAACAAAAAGTCTCTGCATTTCTCACTAACATCAAGCGTAATAAAGACAGTTCTAATCCTGATCTCGACTTAGAGAAGCAAAATCGGAGTCTACAGGAGATGGTAGCTCATTATAAGCAAATAATCAACGACACA GAAGGAATGCTCAAAAAACTCCAAAATCACACAGAATCGGAAGAAGCGAGGTGGCACTCCCAACTtcaacaaaaagaagaagatctAGCCAACCTCAAAATCGAACTCAATAGTCTTCGAACTAACTCAGGTGTCAGTGAAAAG CTTAAAGAAAAGTTATCTGAGCTGGAGACTAGACTAGCGGAAGCTGAGACTTTCAAGCACCAAGCTCAAACCGAATTAGCTAACCTTCAAGTTAAACGTGAACAATCTGCAGTAAAAAGAGGCACAAATCAAGGTTTCAATGCTTTGGAGCAATTGTCAGAG GAAAAGACGAGATTACAAGAAGCACTGCAACGAGAAACAAGTAATAAAGCTACAGTAGATGCAGAACTAACGAAACTGCGCTCTTTGCTAGAAATTTCTGAGTCCAGCTTGGCAGAGGAAAAGAATCTCGTCTCACAACTGCACCAGGAACTCTGTCAACTCAAG AACGAGGTTTACGGAGGTTGCAGCAGCTCAGACCAATCAACTATGAATGGACCCCCGGTGTCAAATTCGTCTAAGACCGAG ggtggctcaggaaaaaagtaa